The Prionailurus bengalensis isolate Pbe53 chromosome A3, Fcat_Pben_1.1_paternal_pri, whole genome shotgun sequence genome includes a window with the following:
- the CPXM1 gene encoding probable carboxypeptidase X1 isoform X2 yields MWGLLLALATFAPAVDLGLGTPGASGLGLAPPATTKAPVSTLAPSSNPAQQPSGKNNEQHVRIRFVKKKKVIIKKRKKLTRPRLLVTTGPPVITTPAGALDLPEEKEPGCPPLGLESLRVSDSQLEASSSQSFGLGPHRGRLNIQSGLEDGDLYDGAWCAEPQDAEPWLQVDARHPTRFSGIITQGRNSVWRYDWVTSYKVQFSNDSRTWWGSRNRSSGMDAVFPANSDPETPVLNLLPEPQVARFIRLLPQTWLQGGDSCLRAEILACPVSDPNDLFPKAPALGSSDPLDFRHHNYKAMRKLMKQVNEQCPNVTRIYSIGKSHQGLKLYVMEMSDHPGQHELGEPEVRYVAGMHGNEALGRELLLLLMQYLCREFLRGDPRVTRLLTETRIHLLPSMNPDGYETAFRRGSELVGWAEGRWNQQGIDLNHNFADLNTPLWEAEDDGLVPDTVPNHHLPLPTYYTLPNATVAPETRAVIEWMERIPFVLSANLHGGELVVSYPFDMTRTPWAARELTPTPDDAVFRWLSTVYAGTNRAMQDPDRRPCHSQDFSLHGNIINGADWHTVPGSMNDFSYLHTNCFEVTVELSCDKFPHENELPQEWENNKDALLTYLEQVRVGIAGVVRDKDTELGIADAVISVDGINHDVTTAWGGDYWRLLTPGDYMVTASAEGYHSVTRSCRVTFEEGPVPCNFHLTKTPKQRLRELLASGAKVPPDLRRRLERLRGQKN; encoded by the exons ATGTGGGGTCTCCTGCTCGCCTTGGCCACCTTCGCGCCTGCCGTCGATCTGGGTCTGGGGACGCCCGGCGCCTCCGGGCTGGGCCTCGCGCCGCCCGCTACCACCAAGGCCCCGGTCTCGACCCTGGCCCCGAGTAGCAACCCGGCACAGCAGCCCTCGGGGAAGAATAACG AACAGCACGTCCGGATTCGCTTCGTCAAGAAGAAAAAGGtcattataaagaaaagaaagaagctaacTAGACCCAGACTGCTGGTGACTACCGGGCCTCCAGTGATCACCACCCCTGCGGGAGCCCTTGACCTCCCAGAGGAGAAGGAACCAG gcTGCCCCCCTTTGGGCCTGGAGTCCCTGCGAGTTTCAGATAGCCAGCTCGAGGCATCCAGCAGCCAGTCCTTTGGTCTTGGACCACACCGGGGACGGCTCAACATCCAG TCAGGCCTGGAGGATGGTGATCTCTATGATGGGGCCTGGTGTGCTGAGCCTCAGGATGCTGAGCCGTGGCTTCAGGTGGATGCCAGGCACCCCACCCGCTTCTCGGGCATTATCACACAGGGCAGGAACTCTGTCTGGAG GTACGACTGGGTCACATCATACAAGGTCCAGTTCAGCAATGACAGCCGGACGTGGTGGGGGAGCAGGAACCGTAGCAGTGGGATGGATGCG GTATTTCCTGCCAATTCAGACCCAGAGACACCGGTGCTGAACCTCCTGCCTGAGCCCCAGGTGGCCCGCTTCATTCGCCTGCTGCCCCAGACCTGGCTCCAGGGAGGCGATTCCTGCCTCCGGGCAGAGATCCTGGCCTGCCCTGTCTCAG ATCCCAACGACCTATTCCCTAAGGCCCCTGCACTGGGATCCTCTGATCCTTTGGACTTCCGGCATCACAATTACAAGGCCATGAGGAAG ctgATGAAGCAGGTGAACGAGCAGTGCCCCAACGTCACCCGCATCTACAGCATTGGGAAGAGCCACCAGGGCCTGAAGCTGTACGTGATGGAAATGTCGGACCACCCTGGCCAACATGAGCTGG GAGAGCCCGAGGTGCGCTATGTGGCCGGCATGCATGGGAATGAGGCCCTGGGGCGGGAGTTGCTCCTGCTTCTGATGCAGTACCTGTGCCGTGAGTTCCTGCGAGGGGACCCGCGGGTGACCCGGCTGCTCACCGAGACACGTATTCACCTGCTGCCCTCCATGAACCCTGATGGTTATGAGACTGCCTTTCGCCGG GGCTCGGAGCTGGTAGGCTGGGCAGAGGGCCGCTGGAACCAGCAGGGCATTGACCTTAACCATAATTTTGCTGACCTCAACACACCGCTGTGGGAAGCAGAGGATGACGGGCTAGTGCCTGACACCGTCCCCAACCATCACCTGCCACTGCCCACTTACTACACCCTGCCCAACGCCACC GTGGCTCCCGAAACGCGGGCAGTGATCGAGTGGATGGAGCGGATCCCCTTTGTGCTGAGCGCCAACCTCCACGGGGGTGAGCTCGTGGTGTCCTACCCGTTCGACATGACTCGGACCCCGTGGGCTGCCCGTGAACTCACGCCCACCCCGGATGATGCCGTATTCCGCTGGCTCAGCACCGTCTATGCTGGCACTAACCGGGCCATGCAGGACCCAGACCGCCGACCCTGCCACAGCCAAGACTTCTCCTTGCACGGCAACATCATCAACGGCGCTGACTGGCACACAGTCCCCGGGA GTATGAATGACTTCAGCTACCTGCACACCAACTGCTTTGAGGTCACCGTGGAGCTGTCCTGTGACAAGTTTCCTCACGAGAACGAGCTGCCCCAGGAGTGGGAGAACAACAAAGATGCCCTCCTCACCTACCTGGAGCAG GTGCGAGTGGGCATTGCAGGAGTTGTGCGGGACAAGGACACGGAACTCGGGATTGCCGATGCTGTCATTTCTGTGGACGGGATTAACCACGATGTAACAACAG CATGGGGCGGGGATTACTGGCGCCTGCTGACCCCAGGGGACTATATGGTGACCGCCAGTGCTGAGGGCTATCACTCAGTGACGAGGAGCTGCCGGGTCACCTTTGAAGAGGGCCCAGTGCCCTGCAATTTCCACCTCACCAAGACTCCCAAACAAAGACTTCGAGAACTGCTCGCCTCCGGGGCCAAAGTGCCCCCAGACCTTCGGAGGCGTCTGGAGCGCCTGAGGGGGCAGAAGAATTAA
- the CPXM1 gene encoding probable carboxypeptidase X1 isoform X1 — protein sequence MWGLLLALATFAPAVDLGLGTPGASGLGLAPPATTKAPVSTLAPSSNPAQQPSGKNNGTSEQHVRIRFVKKKKVIIKKRKKLTRPRLLVTTGPPVITTPAGALDLPEEKEPGCPPLGLESLRVSDSQLEASSSQSFGLGPHRGRLNIQSGLEDGDLYDGAWCAEPQDAEPWLQVDARHPTRFSGIITQGRNSVWRYDWVTSYKVQFSNDSRTWWGSRNRSSGMDAVFPANSDPETPVLNLLPEPQVARFIRLLPQTWLQGGDSCLRAEILACPVSDPNDLFPKAPALGSSDPLDFRHHNYKAMRKLMKQVNEQCPNVTRIYSIGKSHQGLKLYVMEMSDHPGQHELGEPEVRYVAGMHGNEALGRELLLLLMQYLCREFLRGDPRVTRLLTETRIHLLPSMNPDGYETAFRRGSELVGWAEGRWNQQGIDLNHNFADLNTPLWEAEDDGLVPDTVPNHHLPLPTYYTLPNATVAPETRAVIEWMERIPFVLSANLHGGELVVSYPFDMTRTPWAARELTPTPDDAVFRWLSTVYAGTNRAMQDPDRRPCHSQDFSLHGNIINGADWHTVPGSMNDFSYLHTNCFEVTVELSCDKFPHENELPQEWENNKDALLTYLEQVRVGIAGVVRDKDTELGIADAVISVDGINHDVTTAWGGDYWRLLTPGDYMVTASAEGYHSVTRSCRVTFEEGPVPCNFHLTKTPKQRLRELLASGAKVPPDLRRRLERLRGQKN from the exons ATGTGGGGTCTCCTGCTCGCCTTGGCCACCTTCGCGCCTGCCGTCGATCTGGGTCTGGGGACGCCCGGCGCCTCCGGGCTGGGCCTCGCGCCGCCCGCTACCACCAAGGCCCCGGTCTCGACCCTGGCCCCGAGTAGCAACCCGGCACAGCAGCCCTCGGGGAAGAATAACG GGACCTCAGAACAGCACGTCCGGATTCGCTTCGTCAAGAAGAAAAAGGtcattataaagaaaagaaagaagctaacTAGACCCAGACTGCTGGTGACTACCGGGCCTCCAGTGATCACCACCCCTGCGGGAGCCCTTGACCTCCCAGAGGAGAAGGAACCAG gcTGCCCCCCTTTGGGCCTGGAGTCCCTGCGAGTTTCAGATAGCCAGCTCGAGGCATCCAGCAGCCAGTCCTTTGGTCTTGGACCACACCGGGGACGGCTCAACATCCAG TCAGGCCTGGAGGATGGTGATCTCTATGATGGGGCCTGGTGTGCTGAGCCTCAGGATGCTGAGCCGTGGCTTCAGGTGGATGCCAGGCACCCCACCCGCTTCTCGGGCATTATCACACAGGGCAGGAACTCTGTCTGGAG GTACGACTGGGTCACATCATACAAGGTCCAGTTCAGCAATGACAGCCGGACGTGGTGGGGGAGCAGGAACCGTAGCAGTGGGATGGATGCG GTATTTCCTGCCAATTCAGACCCAGAGACACCGGTGCTGAACCTCCTGCCTGAGCCCCAGGTGGCCCGCTTCATTCGCCTGCTGCCCCAGACCTGGCTCCAGGGAGGCGATTCCTGCCTCCGGGCAGAGATCCTGGCCTGCCCTGTCTCAG ATCCCAACGACCTATTCCCTAAGGCCCCTGCACTGGGATCCTCTGATCCTTTGGACTTCCGGCATCACAATTACAAGGCCATGAGGAAG ctgATGAAGCAGGTGAACGAGCAGTGCCCCAACGTCACCCGCATCTACAGCATTGGGAAGAGCCACCAGGGCCTGAAGCTGTACGTGATGGAAATGTCGGACCACCCTGGCCAACATGAGCTGG GAGAGCCCGAGGTGCGCTATGTGGCCGGCATGCATGGGAATGAGGCCCTGGGGCGGGAGTTGCTCCTGCTTCTGATGCAGTACCTGTGCCGTGAGTTCCTGCGAGGGGACCCGCGGGTGACCCGGCTGCTCACCGAGACACGTATTCACCTGCTGCCCTCCATGAACCCTGATGGTTATGAGACTGCCTTTCGCCGG GGCTCGGAGCTGGTAGGCTGGGCAGAGGGCCGCTGGAACCAGCAGGGCATTGACCTTAACCATAATTTTGCTGACCTCAACACACCGCTGTGGGAAGCAGAGGATGACGGGCTAGTGCCTGACACCGTCCCCAACCATCACCTGCCACTGCCCACTTACTACACCCTGCCCAACGCCACC GTGGCTCCCGAAACGCGGGCAGTGATCGAGTGGATGGAGCGGATCCCCTTTGTGCTGAGCGCCAACCTCCACGGGGGTGAGCTCGTGGTGTCCTACCCGTTCGACATGACTCGGACCCCGTGGGCTGCCCGTGAACTCACGCCCACCCCGGATGATGCCGTATTCCGCTGGCTCAGCACCGTCTATGCTGGCACTAACCGGGCCATGCAGGACCCAGACCGCCGACCCTGCCACAGCCAAGACTTCTCCTTGCACGGCAACATCATCAACGGCGCTGACTGGCACACAGTCCCCGGGA GTATGAATGACTTCAGCTACCTGCACACCAACTGCTTTGAGGTCACCGTGGAGCTGTCCTGTGACAAGTTTCCTCACGAGAACGAGCTGCCCCAGGAGTGGGAGAACAACAAAGATGCCCTCCTCACCTACCTGGAGCAG GTGCGAGTGGGCATTGCAGGAGTTGTGCGGGACAAGGACACGGAACTCGGGATTGCCGATGCTGTCATTTCTGTGGACGGGATTAACCACGATGTAACAACAG CATGGGGCGGGGATTACTGGCGCCTGCTGACCCCAGGGGACTATATGGTGACCGCCAGTGCTGAGGGCTATCACTCAGTGACGAGGAGCTGCCGGGTCACCTTTGAAGAGGGCCCAGTGCCCTGCAATTTCCACCTCACCAAGACTCCCAAACAAAGACTTCGAGAACTGCTCGCCTCCGGGGCCAAAGTGCCCCCAGACCTTCGGAGGCGTCTGGAGCGCCTGAGGGGGCAGAAGAATTAA